One Glycine max cultivar Williams 82 chromosome 3, Glycine_max_v4.0, whole genome shotgun sequence DNA window includes the following coding sequences:
- the LOC100800769 gene encoding histone H4 has protein sequence MSGRGKGGKGLGKGGAKRHRKVLRDNIQGITKPAIRRLARRGGVKRISGLIYEETRGVLKIFLENVIRDAVTYTEHARRKTVTAMDVVYALKRQGRTLYGFGG, from the coding sequence ATGTCGGGTCGTGGAAAGGGAGGCAAGGGTTTGGGAAAGGGAGGAGCCAAGAGGCACAGGAAGGTGCTTCGTGACAACATCCAGGGTATCACCAAACCCGCAATTCGGCGTTTGGCTCGCAGAGGTGGTGTTAAGAGAATCAGTGGTCTCATCTACGAGGAGACACGTGGCGTCCTCAAGATCTTCCTCGAGAACGTTATTCGCGACGCTGTTACCTACACCGAGCACGCTAGAAGAAAGACCGTTACCGCTATGGATGTTGTTTATGCTCTCAAGAGGCAGGGCAGGACTCTCTACGGTTTCGGTGGTTAA
- the LOC100798116 gene encoding dolichyl-diphosphooligosaccharide--protein glycosyltransferase subunit 4A, whose protein sequence is MIDDQDLGFFANFLGVFIFVLVIAYHFVMADPKFEGN, encoded by the coding sequence ATGATCGATGATCAAGATCTGGGTTTCTTTGCCAATTTTCTTGGCGTCTTCATCTTTGTACTAGTGATCGCGTATCATTTTGTCATGGCTGACCCAAAGTTCGAAGGAAACTAG